One region of Caldimonas thermodepolymerans genomic DNA includes:
- a CDS encoding OmpH family outer membrane protein produces MKKNFAKSALVGGLLVLAMHGVQAQEIKIGYVSSDRVLSQSAPAKAAEARLRQEFEPRESELADMAAKLKAASDKLDKDAPTLSESERARRQRELVDMEREFQRKRREYQEDISRRRSEELAAIIERANAVIKRIAEQEKYDLILQEVVHASKRVDITDKVINALNANGGK; encoded by the coding sequence ATGAAGAAGAATTTTGCGAAGTCTGCGCTCGTCGGTGGCCTGCTGGTGCTGGCCATGCACGGCGTGCAGGCACAGGAAATCAAGATCGGCTATGTCAGCAGCGACCGGGTGCTGAGCCAGTCGGCCCCCGCCAAGGCGGCCGAGGCCCGTCTGCGGCAGGAGTTCGAGCCCCGCGAGAGCGAGCTGGCCGACATGGCCGCCAAGCTCAAGGCGGCCTCGGACAAGCTGGACAAGGACGCGCCGACGCTGTCCGAATCCGAACGCGCGCGCCGTCAGCGCGAGCTGGTGGACATGGAGCGCGAGTTCCAGCGCAAGCGGCGTGAGTACCAGGAAGACATCAGCCGCCGCCGCAGCGAGGAGCTGGCCGCGATCATCGAGCGCGCCAATGCGGTGATCAAACGCATCGCCGAACAGGAAAAGTACGACCTGATCCTCCAGGAGGTCGTGCATGCGAGCAAGCGTGTGGACATCACCGACAAGGTGATCAACGCCCTGAACGCCAACGGTGGCAAGTGA
- the bamA gene encoding outer membrane protein assembly factor BamA translates to MLSSSRSHQRSFSLRKPSLIAAAVVAALHAGWAWAVEPFTLRDIRVEGLQRTEPGTVFGSLPFRIGDTYNDEKGAAALRALFATGLFSDVRLEIEGDVVVVVVEERPIVSNVEFVGIKEFDREVLVRALREVGIAEGRPFDKALVDRAEQELKRQYLSKSLYGAEVITTVTPQERNRVNVTFTVTEGGVAKIREIRIVGAKAFPESRLKGLMSLTEGGWMTWYTKSDRYSRAKLNADLEQLRSFYLNRGYLEFSVVSTQVAISPDKQDISITINIHEGQPYVVTAVELEGQYFGKEDDFKSLVTIKPGEPYRAEDVAETVRAFTERFGAFGYAFARVEPQTDIDRETGRVKVVLVANPQRRVYVRRINVAGNTRTRDEVIRRELRQFESAWYDGDRIRLSRDRVDRLGYFNEVSIETNEVPGSPDQVDLTLNVVEKPTGNLLLGAGFSSAEKLTLTASIKQDNIFGSGNYLGFEFNTSKYNQNFIISTLDPYFTIDGISRSIDLYYRTNQPLSSQGSDYKLVTPGAAIRFGVPFTEYDTVYFGIGVESTEIKGDEAGMPLSYSEYRDRFGARSVSMPLTIGWTRDGRDSALVPTRGRYQRLNGEASLAGDARYVKANYQFQQYIPLGQSFTLAFNAEVGVGKGLSGRPLPVFKNFTGGGLGSVRGFAQSSFGFVDSSTGARVGGDKRLNLNTELYVPFPGSGTDRTLRLFGYFDAGNVFDDRQEKVSVENLRASVGIGFSWVSPVGPLKLAYGIPVRAKSGDRIERLQFQIGTAF, encoded by the coding sequence ATGCTGTCATCCTCCCGTTCGCATCAGCGTTCGTTTTCGCTTCGCAAACCTTCCCTCATCGCCGCAGCCGTCGTCGCTGCATTGCATGCCGGATGGGCATGGGCGGTCGAGCCCTTCACGCTCCGCGACATCCGCGTCGAAGGCCTGCAACGCACCGAGCCGGGCACCGTGTTCGGTTCGCTGCCGTTCCGCATCGGTGACACCTACAACGACGAGAAGGGCGCCGCGGCGCTGCGTGCCCTGTTCGCCACCGGCCTGTTCTCCGACGTGCGGCTGGAGATCGAAGGCGACGTGGTGGTGGTCGTCGTCGAGGAGCGTCCCATCGTCTCCAATGTCGAGTTCGTCGGCATCAAGGAGTTCGACCGCGAGGTGCTGGTGCGCGCGCTGCGCGAGGTCGGCATCGCCGAGGGTCGCCCGTTCGACAAGGCGCTGGTCGACCGCGCCGAGCAGGAGCTCAAGCGCCAGTACCTCTCCAAGAGCCTGTATGGCGCCGAGGTCATCACCACCGTCACGCCGCAGGAACGCAACCGCGTCAACGTGACGTTCACCGTCACCGAAGGCGGGGTGGCGAAGATCCGCGAGATCCGCATCGTCGGGGCCAAGGCCTTCCCGGAAAGCCGCCTCAAGGGCCTGATGTCGCTGACCGAAGGCGGCTGGATGACCTGGTACACCAAGTCCGACCGGTATTCGCGTGCGAAGCTGAACGCGGACCTGGAGCAGCTGCGCTCGTTCTACCTGAACCGCGGCTACCTCGAGTTCTCGGTGGTCTCCACGCAGGTGGCGATCTCGCCGGACAAGCAGGACATCTCGATCACGATCAACATCCACGAAGGCCAGCCGTACGTCGTGACGGCCGTGGAGCTGGAAGGCCAGTACTTCGGCAAGGAAGACGACTTCAAGTCGCTGGTGACGATCAAGCCCGGCGAGCCGTACCGCGCCGAGGACGTGGCCGAGACGGTGCGCGCCTTCACCGAGCGCTTCGGCGCCTTCGGCTATGCGTTCGCGCGCGTCGAGCCGCAGACCGACATCGACCGCGAGACCGGCCGCGTCAAGGTGGTGCTGGTGGCCAACCCGCAGCGCCGGGTCTACGTGAGGCGCATCAACGTGGCGGGCAACACGCGCACGCGCGACGAGGTGATCCGTCGCGAGCTGCGCCAGTTCGAGTCCGCCTGGTACGACGGCGACCGCATCCGCCTGTCGCGCGACCGCGTCGACCGCCTGGGCTACTTCAACGAGGTCAGCATCGAGACCAACGAGGTGCCCGGCTCCCCGGACCAGGTGGACCTGACGCTCAACGTGGTCGAGAAGCCCACCGGCAACCTGCTGCTGGGTGCCGGCTTCTCCAGCGCCGAGAAGCTGACGCTGACCGCGTCGATCAAGCAGGACAACATCTTCGGTTCGGGCAACTACCTGGGCTTCGAGTTCAACACCAGCAAGTACAACCAGAACTTCATCATCAGCACGCTGGACCCGTACTTCACGATCGACGGGATCTCGCGCTCGATCGACCTGTACTACCGGACCAACCAGCCGCTGTCCAGCCAGGGCTCGGACTACAAGCTGGTCACCCCCGGCGCGGCGATCCGCTTCGGCGTGCCGTTCACCGAGTACGACACGGTGTATTTCGGTATCGGCGTGGAAAGCACCGAAATCAAAGGTGACGAAGCCGGCATGCCGCTGAGTTATTCGGAATACCGCGACCGATTCGGCGCGCGCAGCGTCAGCATGCCGCTGACCATCGGCTGGACGCGCGACGGCCGCGACAGTGCGCTGGTGCCCACCCGCGGGCGCTACCAGCGCCTCAACGGCGAGGCCAGCCTGGCCGGCGACGCCCGCTATGTCAAGGCGAACTACCAGTTCCAGCAGTACATCCCGCTTGGCCAGTCCTTCACGCTGGCGTTCAACGCGGAGGTGGGCGTGGGCAAGGGGCTGTCAGGCCGTCCGCTGCCGGTGTTCAAGAACTTCACCGGCGGTGGCCTGGGGTCGGTGCGCGGCTTCGCGCAGAGCTCCTTCGGTTTCGTCGACAGCAGCACGGGGGCCCGCGTCGGTGGCGACAAGCGCCTGAACCTGAATACCGAGCTGTACGTGCCGTTCCCCGGCTCCGGTACCGACCGGACCTTGCGGCTGTTCGGGTATTTCGACGCGGGCAACGTTTTTGACGACCGCCAGGAAAAGGTGTCGGTGGAAAACCTGCGGGCTTCGGTGGGTATCGGCTTCAGCTGGGTCTCGCCGGTCGGGCCGCTGAAACTGGCCTACGGTATTCCGGTGCGGGCAAAGTCCGGGGATAGAATCGAACGTCTGCAATTTCAGATTGGGACTGCCTTCTGA
- the rseP gene encoding RIP metalloprotease RseP: MTTVFAFLLTIAILIVVHEWGHYRMARACGVKVLRFSVGFGKVLWRRQRTPDSTEFVVCALPFGGYVRMLDEREGVVPPALADQAFNRKPLRSRALIVAAGPAANLILAIVLYAAAGWIGTDEPKALLGAPAAGSLAERAGMRAGDWVRAVQEPGGEPVEIRSYHDLRWYVTDATVHGRDLALQLTDAHGQRPREVVLPLGILGSREVDATLMQKIGLGQPYSAPVLGRVLPGGPAERAGLRSGDRVLSIDGEPVADAASLRQRIRASVDREGARPLTLRVDRAGQVVTLRVEPALIEEQGQRIARIEAEVGQPVEFVKVSYGPLEGVAYGMRRTWEVSALTLRMLGKMLIGEASVKNLSGPLTIADFAGQSVQLGLSYYLGFLALVSVSLGVLNLLPLPVLDGGHLMYYLFEGVTGRPISDVWLDRLQRGGVAIMLVMMSLALYNDVARLLGLH, from the coding sequence ATGACCACCGTGTTCGCATTCCTGCTGACCATCGCCATCCTCATCGTCGTGCACGAGTGGGGCCACTACCGCATGGCCCGCGCCTGCGGCGTGAAGGTGCTGCGCTTTTCGGTCGGCTTCGGCAAGGTGCTGTGGCGTCGGCAGCGCACGCCCGACAGCACCGAGTTCGTCGTGTGCGCGCTGCCCTTCGGCGGCTACGTGCGCATGCTCGACGAGCGCGAAGGGGTGGTGCCGCCCGCGCTGGCGGACCAGGCGTTCAACCGCAAGCCGCTGCGCTCGCGCGCGCTGATCGTCGCCGCGGGGCCTGCGGCCAACCTGATCCTGGCCATCGTGCTGTATGCCGCGGCCGGCTGGATCGGCACCGACGAGCCGAAGGCGCTGCTCGGCGCGCCGGCTGCCGGCAGCCTCGCCGAGCGTGCCGGCATGCGTGCGGGCGACTGGGTGCGGGCGGTGCAGGAGCCTGGCGGCGAACCGGTCGAGATCCGCTCCTACCACGACCTGCGCTGGTACGTCACCGACGCCACGGTGCATGGCCGCGACCTGGCCCTGCAGCTCACCGATGCCCATGGCCAGCGGCCGCGCGAGGTGGTGCTGCCGCTCGGCATCCTGGGCTCGCGCGAGGTGGATGCCACGCTGATGCAGAAGATCGGCCTCGGCCAGCCGTACAGTGCGCCGGTGCTCGGGCGCGTGCTGCCGGGCGGTCCGGCCGAGCGCGCCGGGCTGCGCAGCGGCGACCGGGTGCTGTCCATCGACGGCGAGCCGGTGGCCGATGCCGCGAGCCTGCGCCAGCGCATCCGCGCCTCGGTCGACCGTGAGGGGGCGCGGCCGCTGACCCTGCGCGTGGATCGCGCCGGGCAGGTCGTGACGCTGCGCGTGGAGCCGGCGCTGATCGAGGAGCAGGGCCAGCGCATCGCGCGCATCGAGGCCGAGGTGGGGCAGCCGGTCGAGTTCGTGAAGGTTTCCTACGGTCCGCTGGAGGGGGTCGCGTACGGCATGCGTCGCACCTGGGAGGTCTCGGCGCTGACGCTGCGCATGCTGGGCAAGATGCTGATCGGCGAGGCCTCGGTGAAGAACCTGAGCGGGCCGCTGACGATCGCCGATTTCGCCGGGCAGTCGGTGCAGCTGGGCCTGTCGTATTACCTCGGCTTCCTGGCGCTGGTCAGCGTGAGTCTGGGCGTGCTCAACCTGCTGCCGCTGCCGGTCCTCGATGGAGGACACCTGATGTATTATCTTTTCGAGGGAGTGACAGGGCGGCCGATCTCCGACGTGTGGCTGGATCGGCTGCAGCGCGGCGGAGTGGCCATCATGCTGGTGATGATGTCACTCGCTCTCTACAACGACGTGGCCCGCCTCCTGGGTCTCCACTGA
- the ispC gene encoding 1-deoxy-D-xylulose-5-phosphate reductoisomerase, with the protein MNALSTARRQVCILGSTGSIGVNTLDVIARHPSRYEVFALTAHRRVEELLQQCLRWAPRYAVMSDAQAAAELRQRLKAAGCRTEVLSGAAALDEVAAHPEVDTVMAAIVGAAGLSPCLAAARAGKRLLLANKEALVVGGAFFMHAVRAGGAQLLPIDSEHSAIFQCLPEDPATWAQRVERIILTASGGPFRQADPASLRDVTPEQACAHPNWVMGRKISVDSATMMNKALEVIEARWLFDLAPEQIEVVIHPQSIIHSMVVCRDRSVLAQLGTPDMRVPIAFGLAYPERIDSGAQAPDFTRLAGLSFEAPDARRFPGLQLAWETLRGAAGSTAVLNAANEEAVAAFLAGTIRFDQIHTVNARTLEDVVPTADAAASLEGLLDLDAGARRHARQLVKGMAA; encoded by the coding sequence ATGAACGCCTTGTCCACGGCACGCCGGCAGGTGTGCATCCTGGGCTCCACCGGCTCGATCGGTGTCAACACGCTGGATGTCATCGCCCGCCATCCCTCGCGCTACGAGGTGTTCGCGCTGACCGCGCACCGCCGTGTCGAGGAACTCCTGCAGCAGTGCCTGCGCTGGGCGCCGCGCTATGCCGTGATGTCCGATGCGCAGGCTGCGGCCGAGCTGCGCCAGCGGCTCAAGGCGGCCGGCTGCCGTACCGAGGTGCTGAGCGGCGCGGCGGCGCTGGACGAGGTGGCGGCGCACCCCGAGGTCGACACCGTGATGGCGGCCATCGTCGGCGCCGCAGGGCTGTCGCCGTGCCTGGCCGCGGCGCGTGCCGGCAAGCGCCTGCTGCTGGCCAACAAGGAGGCGCTGGTGGTCGGCGGGGCCTTCTTCATGCACGCCGTGCGCGCGGGGGGAGCACAGCTGCTGCCGATCGACAGCGAGCACTCGGCGATCTTCCAGTGCTTGCCCGAGGATCCGGCCACGTGGGCGCAGCGCGTCGAGCGCATCATCCTGACCGCCTCGGGCGGTCCGTTCCGCCAGGCCGATCCGGCCAGCCTGCGCGACGTCACGCCCGAGCAGGCCTGCGCGCATCCGAACTGGGTGATGGGGCGCAAGATCTCGGTCGACTCGGCGACCATGATGAACAAGGCGCTCGAGGTCATCGAGGCGCGCTGGCTGTTCGACCTGGCGCCGGAACAGATCGAGGTGGTGATCCATCCGCAGAGCATCATCCACTCGATGGTGGTGTGCCGCGACCGCTCGGTGCTGGCGCAGCTCGGCACGCCCGACATGCGCGTGCCGATCGCCTTCGGCCTGGCCTACCCGGAACGCATCGATTCCGGCGCGCAGGCGCCGGACTTCACCCGGCTGGCGGGGCTGAGCTTCGAGGCCCCGGACGCGCGCCGCTTCCCCGGCCTGCAGCTGGCCTGGGAGACGCTGCGCGGGGCGGCCGGCAGCACCGCGGTGCTGAACGCGGCGAACGAGGAGGCGGTGGCGGCCTTCCTGGCCGGAACCATCCGCTTCGACCAGATTCACACGGTGAACGCGCGCACGCTCGAGGACGTGGTGCCGACGGCCGACGCAGCCGCCTCGCTCGAGGGGCTGCTGGACCTGGACGCCGGCGCCCGCCGGCACGCGCGCCAGCTCGTGAAGGGGATGGCCGCATGA
- a CDS encoding phosphatidate cytidylyltransferase, producing the protein MLKQRVITAVLLLAVLLPALFAAPVWPFAVLTLVAVAAAGWEWGRLNGLASAPAIGMGAGVAVICLLSWPALASLQAPTLWWIATVAWVLGGAWLLRLGPTQWPRLPQALRLLLGVGILWLTWLALTQSKAIGLNFLLSVFCLVWAADIAAYFGGRAFGKRKLAPAISPGKSWEGVWSGMAGVLLLAVLWIAADARWDFGSASLYTGIRASFGWVGVVVVCAFLAAMSVVGDLFESLIKRSVGAKDSSQLLPGHGGVLDRIDALLPVLPIALNLSLLR; encoded by the coding sequence ATGCTCAAGCAGCGCGTGATCACCGCTGTGCTGCTGCTGGCCGTGCTGCTGCCGGCCCTGTTTGCCGCGCCGGTCTGGCCGTTCGCGGTGCTGACGCTGGTGGCGGTCGCCGCGGCCGGCTGGGAGTGGGGGCGGCTCAACGGACTCGCGTCCGCGCCTGCCATCGGCATGGGGGCCGGCGTGGCCGTGATCTGCCTGCTCAGCTGGCCGGCGCTGGCCTCGCTGCAAGCCCCGACCCTGTGGTGGATCGCCACCGTGGCCTGGGTGCTGGGCGGTGCCTGGCTGCTGCGGCTCGGCCCGACGCAATGGCCCCGTCTGCCGCAGGCGCTGCGCCTGCTGCTCGGGGTGGGCATCCTGTGGCTGACCTGGCTGGCGCTGACCCAGTCCAAGGCCATCGGGCTGAACTTCCTGCTGTCGGTGTTCTGCCTCGTGTGGGCCGCCGACATCGCGGCCTACTTCGGCGGCCGCGCGTTCGGCAAGCGCAAGCTCGCGCCGGCCATCAGCCCGGGCAAGAGCTGGGAGGGCGTGTGGTCCGGCATGGCCGGCGTGCTGCTGCTGGCCGTGCTGTGGATCGCCGCCGACGCGCGCTGGGACTTCGGCAGCGCGAGCCTGTACACCGGCATCCGCGCCAGCTTCGGCTGGGTCGGGGTGGTGGTGGTCTGCGCTTTCCTGGCGGCAATGAGCGTGGTCGGCGACCTGTTCGAATCCTTGATCAAACGTAGCGTGGGGGCCAAGGACAGCAGCCAGCTGCTGCCGGGCCACGGTGGCGTGCTCGACCGCATCGATGCGTTGCTGCCGGTGCTGCCCATCGCGCTGAACCTGAGCCTGCTGAGATGA
- the uppS gene encoding polyprenyl diphosphate synthase produces MTGALPRHVAIVMDGNGRWASRRRMPRVLGHEQGVEALVRTVRACAERGIEYLTVFAFSSENWKRPEEEVSGLMKLVLVAVSKHVQQLAEAGVRIHIVGDRSKVSDKVKASWDQAEAATRHNSRMVLSVAFNYGGRWDIVQACRRAMADGLGPDDLSEATLARYMALSHAPDPDLFIRTGGELRISNFLLWQAAYAELYFTDCLWPDFDAGQLDAALAAYAARERRFGDVKPATAPARTAEEV; encoded by the coding sequence GTGACAGGCGCACTTCCCCGCCATGTGGCCATCGTGATGGATGGCAATGGGCGCTGGGCGTCCCGGCGCCGGATGCCTCGTGTCCTCGGGCACGAGCAGGGCGTCGAGGCGTTGGTGCGCACCGTGCGCGCCTGCGCCGAGCGCGGCATCGAATACCTCACGGTGTTCGCGTTCTCCTCCGAGAACTGGAAGCGCCCCGAGGAGGAAGTCTCCGGGTTGATGAAGCTGGTGCTGGTGGCCGTTTCCAAGCATGTCCAGCAGCTGGCCGAGGCGGGCGTGCGCATCCACATCGTCGGCGACCGCTCCAAGGTGTCCGACAAGGTCAAGGCGTCCTGGGACCAGGCGGAGGCCGCCACCCGGCACAACAGCCGCATGGTCCTGTCGGTCGCGTTCAACTACGGCGGCCGCTGGGACATCGTGCAGGCCTGCCGCCGCGCGATGGCCGACGGGCTCGGCCCCGACGACCTCTCGGAGGCGACGCTGGCGCGCTACATGGCGCTCAGCCACGCGCCCGATCCGGACCTGTTCATCCGCACCGGCGGGGAACTGCGCATCAGCAACTTCCTGCTGTGGCAGGCGGCCTACGCCGAGCTGTACTTCACCGACTGTCTGTGGCCGGACTTCGACGCCGGGCAGCTGGACGCGGCGCTGGCCGCCTACGCGGCCCGGGAGCGCCGGTTCGGCGACGTCAAGCCCGCCACTGCGCCCGCACGCACCGCCGAGGAGGTCTGA
- the frr gene encoding ribosome recycling factor, whose amino-acid sequence MNIAEIKKTTEQKMQKSVEAFKQELAKIRTGRAHPGLLDQVHVEYYGSMVPISQVANVTLLDARTISVQPWEKGMGPKIEKAIRESDLGLNPSAQGDLLRVPMPPLTEERRKELTKVVKHAGEEAKVAVRNLRRDANEQAKKLMKEKQITEDEERRSQDEIQKLTDRTVAEIDKLVAAKEAEILAI is encoded by the coding sequence ATGAACATTGCAGAGATCAAGAAGACGACCGAACAGAAGATGCAGAAATCGGTCGAGGCCTTCAAGCAGGAACTGGCGAAGATCCGTACCGGTCGTGCCCACCCCGGCCTGCTCGACCAGGTGCACGTGGAGTACTACGGCTCCATGGTGCCCATCAGCCAGGTGGCCAACGTCACGCTGCTGGACGCCCGCACCATCAGCGTCCAGCCGTGGGAAAAGGGCATGGGCCCGAAGATCGAGAAGGCCATCCGCGAATCCGACCTGGGCCTGAACCCGTCCGCGCAGGGCGACCTGCTGCGCGTGCCGATGCCGCCGCTGACCGAGGAACGCCGCAAGGAACTCACCAAGGTGGTCAAGCACGCCGGCGAGGAAGCCAAGGTGGCGGTGCGCAACCTGCGGCGTGACGCCAACGAGCAGGCCAAGAAGCTGATGAAGGAAAAGCAGATCACCGAGGACGAGGAGCGCCGGTCGCAGGACGAGATCCAGAAACTGACCGACCGCACCGTCGCGGAGATCGACAAGCTGGTCGCGGCCAAGGAAGCCGAGATCCTGGCCATCTGA
- the pyrH gene encoding UMP kinase, whose translation MPAYKRILLKLSGEALMGDDAYGINRATIVRMVREIQEVTALGTEVAIVIGGGNIFRGVAGGSVGMDRATADYMGMLATVMNALALADTMRQEGMTARVMSAIGIEQIVEPYVRPKALQYLEEGKVVIFAAGTGNPFFTTDTAAALRGAEIGAQIMLKATKVDGVYSADPKKDANAVRYTNISFDEAIIKNLQVLDTTAFALCRDQKLPIKVFSIFKPGALKRVVLGEDEGTLVHV comes from the coding sequence ATGCCGGCCTACAAGCGCATCCTGCTCAAGCTTTCAGGTGAAGCCCTGATGGGCGATGACGCATATGGCATCAACCGCGCCACCATCGTCCGCATGGTGCGCGAAATCCAGGAAGTGACGGCCCTGGGGACCGAAGTGGCGATCGTGATCGGCGGGGGCAACATCTTCCGTGGCGTGGCCGGCGGCTCGGTCGGCATGGACCGCGCCACCGCCGACTACATGGGCATGCTTGCCACCGTCATGAACGCGCTGGCCCTGGCCGACACCATGCGCCAGGAAGGCATGACGGCCCGGGTGATGTCGGCCATCGGCATCGAGCAGATCGTCGAACCGTACGTGCGGCCCAAGGCGCTGCAGTATCTCGAGGAAGGCAAGGTGGTGATCTTTGCCGCGGGGACCGGCAACCCGTTCTTCACCACCGACACCGCCGCCGCGCTGCGCGGTGCCGAGATCGGCGCGCAGATCATGCTCAAGGCGACCAAGGTCGACGGCGTCTACAGCGCCGATCCGAAGAAGGACGCCAACGCCGTCCGCTACACCAACATCAGCTTCGACGAGGCCATCATCAAGAACCTGCAGGTGCTGGATACCACGGCCTTCGCGCTGTGCCGCGACCAGAAGCTGCCGATCAAGGTGTTCAGCATCTTCAAGCCGGGCGCGCTCAAGCGCGTGGTGCTCGGTGAAGACGAGGGCACGCTCGTCCACGTTTGA
- the tsf gene encoding translation elongation factor Ts — MPAITASMVAELRAKTDAPMMECKKALTEADGDMARAEEILRVKLGNKAGKAASRVTAEGVVAAYVEGSTGAIIEVNCETDFVSKNDAFQAFVKSLAELVAKNDPADVAALSALPLSQDGFGPTVEDVRKGLIGKIGENMTIRRFKRYAGGGKLAYYLHGTRIGVVVEYDGDDVAAKDVAMHVAAMKPVALSAADVPAELIEKERSIAQQKAAESGKPADIVAKMVEGSVQKYLKEVSLLNQAFVKNDKQSVEQMLKAANTTVKGFTLYVVGEGIEKKQDDFAAEVAAQVAAAKGQ, encoded by the coding sequence ATGCCCGCAATCACTGCAAGCATGGTCGCCGAGCTGCGCGCCAAGACCGACGCCCCGATGATGGAGTGCAAGAAGGCCCTGACCGAGGCCGACGGCGACATGGCCCGCGCGGAGGAAATCCTGCGCGTCAAACTGGGCAACAAGGCCGGCAAGGCCGCCTCGCGCGTGACCGCCGAGGGCGTCGTGGCAGCCTACGTCGAGGGCAGCACCGGCGCGATCATCGAAGTCAACTGCGAAACCGACTTCGTCTCGAAGAACGACGCCTTCCAGGCCTTCGTCAAGTCGCTGGCCGAGCTGGTCGCCAAGAACGATCCGGCCGACGTGGCCGCGCTGTCGGCGCTGCCGCTGTCGCAGGACGGCTTCGGCCCGACGGTCGAGGACGTGCGCAAGGGCTTGATCGGCAAGATCGGCGAGAACATGACCATCCGCCGCTTCAAGCGCTACGCCGGCGGCGGCAAGCTGGCCTACTACCTGCACGGCACCCGCATCGGCGTGGTTGTCGAGTACGACGGTGACGACGTGGCGGCCAAGGACGTCGCGATGCACGTGGCGGCCATGAAGCCGGTGGCCCTGTCGGCCGCCGACGTGCCGGCCGAGCTGATCGAGAAGGAGCGCTCGATCGCCCAGCAGAAGGCCGCCGAGTCCGGCAAGCCGGCCGACATCGTCGCCAAGATGGTCGAAGGCTCGGTGCAGAAGTACCTCAAGGAAGTCTCGCTGCTGAACCAGGCCTTCGTGAAGAACGACAAGCAGTCGGTCGAGCAGATGCTCAAGGCCGCCAACACCACCGTCAAGGGCTTCACCCTGTACGTGGTGGGCGAGGGCATCGAGAAGAAGCAGGACGACTTCGCCGCCGAGGTGGCCGCCCAGGTCGCCGCAGCCAAGGGCCAGTAA
- the rpsB gene encoding 30S ribosomal protein S2: protein MSVTMREMLEAGVHFGHQTRFWNPKMAPYIFGHRNKIHIINLEKTLPLFEEAMKYIRQLSAKRGTILMVGTKRQAREIIAQEAQRCGMPYVDQRWLGGMLTNFKTVKSSLKKLKDMQAQAEAGLEHMSKKEALLFQRELAKLEKDIGGIQDMNALPDALFVIDVGYHKIAVAEAKKLGIPVIGVVDTNHSPAEIDYVIPGNDDSAKAVALYARAVADAVLEGKANAVNEVVQAASGGADEFVEVNENA from the coding sequence ATGTCCGTCACCATGCGCGAAATGCTGGAAGCGGGTGTCCATTTCGGTCACCAGACCCGCTTCTGGAACCCCAAGATGGCCCCCTACATCTTCGGCCATCGCAACAAGATCCACATCATCAACCTCGAAAAGACGCTGCCGCTGTTCGAGGAGGCGATGAAGTACATCCGCCAGCTGTCGGCCAAGCGCGGCACCATCCTGATGGTCGGCACCAAGCGCCAGGCGCGCGAGATCATCGCCCAGGAAGCCCAGCGTTGCGGCATGCCCTACGTGGATCAGCGCTGGCTGGGCGGCATGCTGACCAACTTCAAGACGGTCAAGTCCTCGCTGAAGAAGCTCAAGGACATGCAGGCCCAGGCCGAAGCCGGCCTGGAGCACATGAGCAAGAAGGAAGCGCTGCTGTTCCAGCGCGAGCTGGCCAAGCTCGAGAAGGACATCGGCGGCATCCAGGACATGAACGCGCTGCCCGACGCGCTGTTCGTCATCGACGTGGGCTACCACAAGATCGCGGTGGCCGAAGCCAAGAAGCTCGGCATCCCGGTGATCGGCGTGGTCGACACCAACCACTCGCCTGCCGAGATCGATTACGTCATCCCCGGTAACGACGACTCGGCCAAGGCTGTGGCACTGTATGCCCGGGCGGTCGCCGACGCGGTGCTCGAAGGCAAGGCCAACGCCGTGAACGAGGTCGTGCAGGCCGCATCCGGGGGCGCGGACGAGTTCGTGGAAGTCAACGAGAACGCCTGA